The DNA region CAGGCAGCTGTGGGAAGTGTGATTTTAAGAACTTGAGGTCCCCCAGAGAAGGGAGGATCAGTCAGATTCATCTCCCTGTGATAGGTGTTGCTTCTCCAGAAGGAGTCCAGGTCTCTGTGTCATCTGGAGTGTTCCCTCCACCCCATGTACAGAGGGAAGGGGATCTGTGGTCTGTATCTTGCAGCAGTGTGGCCTGGGGCCATCACTGAGCAGGAAAACTGGAAATACCTGAAAATTTGCCTCAGTTCCTTGCTGAAAGGCATtatgaaagcaaaggaaaatccCAGGCTGGATCAAGTGCTGGAAAAAACAGCATAAAGTCAGCTCTGACATGAGCCCAACCCATATAGGAGATGATCTATATTGCCTCCCCCGAGGCTACACACACACTGCTGTTGGAGGAGTTGGGGCATTTGCTGGACCTTGCAAGCAGTTACAGGGCAGCCTTGCAGGCCAAGCTGAAAATGTGACTCTCCTTtgctcagcagcagaactgACTCAAATGTTGCCAGAAAAACTTCAAGTAACCTTGCCACATCTTTTCCTGCCTTATCATTGCAGAACTCATCTTGAACCAGGGCATTTAGTAGTAGTATTTTGAGGTTTTTCTCCCCACAGTTAGTTTCAAAATCTAATTTTCCTGTCCTTGCTACAGAATACCCTCATACCTTTTCTGCTCcaattttcttcctgttttccttttaacCTCCCCTTGATCCTTTCCAAACTCCTTCCCCCCACCTGCTGTCAGGCTGCAGTGTCTGCCATGTAGAGAGTAAATAGGATGCTCCTCATCCAAGTCCAATCATAACGCTACAGCTGTACTTTGGTGATCATTAGTTAAAACAATCCTTGTTTAAAATACCAGCAAAATAGCTGTTGGTCAAAAGTACAGTCAATAGCCTCATGTTCTCCCCTTCTTCCTTAGCAAAGATGGATACACATTGACAGAGTAGTTCATGATACAGCAGATTTTGTAATAGTGCTACCCTGCTGACCCAAGCAGGTAGCCAAAATTCAGGTGGCTGGAGGTTATTTACAGCAAGAGAAGGAACTGACTGTGGAGGAAGGTAATTTTCCAAAGCGGTGCTGCTAATTTAGAGAGAAGGTACAAAGTCCTGCACTGAAAACCCCAAGAAATGAGCATTTCCTGCCTCACACCACCTGTGTTATTCTCATGTGCATAAGAGCTCTTGTGCTCTCAGTTTTTCTCAGGACACATGTAGTCCTGTCCCCTCCTTCATGGCCTCATGCTCCCAACACAGACCCTGGACAGCCTCCCCCATTCATCACAGAACTTGGTCTGCTTGCACAGCTCTGTCTCCTACAGCTAACTGAAGTGAAAATTTCTGGTAACATTCGGGGGGAAAACTGaaccttcattaaaaaaaaaaatctaagcttGCAGCAAAAATATAATAAGGAAGAAATATATGTTGCCTCCCCGGGACTTCATATCCAGTGTCTGAAGATGCTTAAAATCTCtacaaaatcatggaatggtttggattggaaaggactctaaagatcatccagtaccaatcccctgccatgggtaaggataccttccactagaccaggttgctcagagccccatccactctagccttgaacacttctttGTTTGAAAGTATTCTTGATGGCTGCACTGAGATGCTTTAGATAAATCTCCAAGTAATTGCTACATAGCTCAGATTTTAATGTTGCTTTGATCTGGAACAGGTTTTCTTCAACATAGATGTTATTGTATATTAAATGTACATGCAAGTTCCAAAATCCCCATTTGACAGAGGATAAAGCAAGCCGTGGGCGTGCACACTGTTTGGGAAACATTCATATTTAATTCACAACCCACAAAATTCTTTCAGCCCAAAAAAGTTGTAGGAAGAGATTAATCTTCAGAGATCCCCCGGGGAGACTTACACAGCTAAGCTAGTCACCCTTAACTCCTTTTTATATATAAACTCCACTGCTTTTAGCATATGATTCATTCTATCTGAGATCTACATTGGGTTGTGAGGCTCCATGACTCCAAAGAGGCCTGTTTTCCCACTTTGCTGTGCCCAAAGCAAAAGCCAGCCAGCTCCAACATCAGCAGAGATCTGTGTGTGTCAGCAGATCCCACCTCTGGCCCTGGTTACCAATTAATGGATTTTTACCAGTTGGAAATAATTTGGCATGTCAGGTTTTATAGTGACTTATTCACAGCATCCAGAcatgcagggaaggagggagccTTCATCACTGCTGGGATGGGTCACAGTGAATGGCAGGACTGGGGAAACCAGAATGTGTGTGCGGTTACTGCCAGACACTCGCACAGcatgggagctgctgccagtgTTGGCTCCTGAGCAGGAGATTTGTGAATCCTCAGCCCTGGGGGTCTGTGCAGTGGGAAAGGGGCCAGCAACACACTCTCAGCAGGAAACCAGTGTCCCTAAGAGaaggtgctgcagagctgctgcagtcagAGGGAGTGCAATGAGAAAAACCTGGGATGCTAATTAATCCCCCTTTGGGAAGATATTTATTAGGCAAATGCCTCACATTCATATGCACATCTGCAGTCAACAAAGAGGCTTTTACTTtttccccagcccagcaaagCAGGAGGGTGGGAAGTTGCTTCAGACAGAAAGGTGCAGGGGGTACTCAGCCTGCTGTGAGCATCTTGGGTCAAGTGTggaaaaaacagctgaaattaCCAAGGTCCAGGTTGAAGAAGAACCTGGAGGTAGTTGAAAAGGTCTTTAAACCTGAATATCTTCTCCCCTGCTCATCGATGGAGACATTGCAAAGGACAGGGTAGGAGCCATCCCTAATAGACAGCCTCATCCTGCTGGGATGAGCTGTTCCAGAATCACTGCATTAATATAACCTGGGGCAGCTTTTGCTGTCAACCAGTTAATTGCTGAGGTTGATAGATACAGCCCCTGATGAGCAAAGGGTTGTGGCTGCTTGCAGCTCTTGCAGAAGAGGCAGCAGGGCCTCTCCTTGTCCAGCAGACACTGAGCGGTGGGTCACACAGGTTTGCCTTGGTATTCCCCATTCCTTAGATATAGGTTCTTTGGGAGAGCAACTGCTCTTTCTGAATTGTTTCCCTGATTTGCAATCGCACAGATCTCACTGCTTCAAGAACTACAGTAAAATCTGGCTGGAAGATGTTTCAAGTCATGCAAAGCCCAGGGTTGGACAGAAAACCTAAAATTTCAGACAAAGAACAAGGTATCATCTTGTCAGCAGGGGAATTGGTAATTCTGATCTACATTTGCTGGGTGTTTCCTAGGGCTCATGGGAGGGAGTGACTCCCCTTGACCCAAGATGAGAGCTGCTGATTTGGGAAGGATAAATAATGGCATTTCCAATGCTTACTGGTTTGATGTGCTAATCCAAAGCAAAGTCAGCCTAAAGCACACCTGCTGAAGGCAAAGCATGTTTCTTACTGAAATACTCAAACCTCCTCAGCCCCCAGAGTCACACAGCCTGCCCTCATTattccaggtttttttcccccaacgTACCAATGGATCAAACATCTGTACAATCTCCTGTTTTACACTGAGCAGCGAGAGCTGCTGAGAGCACTGGCATGACATTCAAACTTTAAACTGTCCATCTTAATTAAATTAGTTCTATCCGTGAGGTTCAGCAGTCGGTCATGGCATGTGGGAGATTTACCCTCAGGTCCTGAAGTGGCAGAAGTAAACTCAAGAGTAAAATCCTCACTGACTTGGGATGACAACTGTGTTCTTAAAGACCAAAagctcctggcagagcagaAGCAAGCTGCTGTTAACAGTATCCTTTTCATTCCAGGGACCCAAATCTGCTGTCTGTGAACCTGACTGGCTTTTGCAATTGATTTCAGAGGCCCTTAATTTTCACTCACATTTGCTTCGGTCAGTCATAGTTTtcagctcctccttccctcctccccacgGTGCAGCACCCCCTGAACCTCCATCCCCATTTACAGAGAAAGCTGAATCCTGGCTTTGCAATAATAAAGGCAAAGTTTGGCATCCATACAGTGAGGAAAGACTCGGGAAATTCGGTCCAGTGCTTTGTGCCTTCTGAGTCACTGCATGATGGTGCACAAATCACTGCGtccctctgtgcctcagttCCCTTGCTGTGGCCAAGCATGATACCCCCTTATCTCGGGGGAACAGGAGATATTCATTACTGCTCATAAGATGCTCAAATGTGGCAGCATAAATAGTAAACAAGTATTTAGCGCTTTTCTAAAGATAACTCATCTGCAAACACTCAGGTCCATAGCCCAGAATTGGGAGCTCCCTTGGCTGTTACATAACTGCAGTaggttgtttttaaatttttttaaggaatgagTTGTTTTTATTACTGTAGTAATTTCATAAATAAGGAATACATCTGACTAGAAAggatgaaacaaaaataaatgcctGCTTAACCCAGGCATGTGGGAAATAAGCATTATCTTAATTATATTTCTGAAACAGCAACCTCCTATCTTTGGACCAAAGCTTACAGAATTCAAAGGCAAACACTGCcctgatttttttcagcttttttccctcatccacaGACTCTTTGTGTTGGTGAATTTGGGGCTGCCAGGTATCTTCCAAGTACAGGAGTCCAACTGCTCCTTCCTTGATGAGATGAGATGCTAGGGGGGATGCAGGGGTGCCATGTGCCTTGCCTCTCCTCACTGGGGTGATCTCCCTCCCACGGGAGGTTCCACTTTTGAGCAGGAGATGCTCTTTTGGCCAAGTCATCCACTATTGCACCTGTGCCACAGTGCCTTTTATAATCCCGTGTTTTGATCTCCAGTGCAGACAGCCAGAGGCTTTGGGAGCTGGGGGTCGCTCCGGCTGCAGGTGCAGGCGATGCTCGTTAGAAAGGGGAGCTCTGCGGGTGCTCGAGCAGCCTGGCAGCGCTGCAGTGCCTGGCCCTGAGCAGGTCCCACAGCCACCCGAGGAGCAGCTTCTCACCAGGGATGCCCAATGCAGTGCAAGCCTGTGGGGTGCTGGCACCGCTCCTCGGGGTGGGAAGGCTTCCAAGTCCTTATCTAAACCTTCCCCCCTCCCTTGTCTCATACTCCTGAactatttttaatagaaaagtgAAGCAATTAAACCACTATGAAATCATCACAGTGAAATCAAGCTTTAGCTTGAAGCAAAGATCCAGTGACTGCATCTTCCTGAGGACCAAAGCATAGCCTGTGAACTCCGGGAAGGCAAATCCCGCTGAGTTCCAGACACACCGCACTCCCTAATGGCAGAGCGCGTCTCCCAGGACATGCAGGGATAAAACTTGTCGGGAGGGTGCATGGGTGTATCTCACAGGGACATGTGCACCTGGCAGGGGGATACAGGGATGTTAACGAGAGATGACTGCACGGGGGGTGCACAGGAGCACCTTACCGGAGCAAGAGGCACGATGAAACTTTCATGGGGTGTATGGGTGCACCCTGCGGGTGAAGGCACAGCTGAGGCTCTCAGGAGTTGCAAGTCCCGCGGGGATGCACCGGTGAAGTTTGAGAAGAGACACAGCTGCTCcggctggggctgtcaccggGCAGCGGGAGGTACAGACGAAGCTCTCGGGGGATGCACCTCACGGGACTGGGGGTCCGGGGCCTCCCGTCTCCCCGCCCAGCATCCCCCGCCCACCCCGAGCCTGCACCGGCCGCGCACGGCGCATGCCTCGGGCAGATGCCGGCCGGTTCCAACCGGGAGAGGCCGAAGCTTTTCGGGACCTGCGAAGAGGAGGAGTCCGTCCTCCTCCCTGAGcatcccccctccccctccatCTCTTCTCACCGCCCCGCGGAGGGGCCTGTGCCGGCAGCGCTTTCTGCACCGCGCAGTGGCGTGGGCACGGCAGGAAAAGTTACTGACCGGGGGGCGCTGAGGGATGGAGAGGGGGATTTACTTGGGTTTCGGACCAGCCGGGGCCGCGCGGCTGCACCTCCCGGCCGTTCCGCCCCCGCAGAGCGTTCCGCGCAGGATGGCGGAGCGGGGGTGCGCTCCGCGGAGCtccgcgccggggccgcgccgccgcggGGAAGGACTCACGGCGGAGCAGCCGCACCGCAGCCCGCCGGGACGCGGTGCGGGGCCCGCCGGCCGGCCCTCCCTCCCCGCGGCTCcgcgctcccgcagcgccctgCGCAGCTCCGCACACCCGCAGCGACTACTCGAGAAGGCTGCTGAGTGTACAGTGCTTTCGCAGTAGATAAACAgatacataaaaaataaattaataaccCTCTTCCGCGTGCACCGATGCATGCAGACAGGGATGCGCGGCCCCCGACTCCCCGCGCAACCCCGCGCCGTAGTAATTTGCAAGGGGCGGTGCAGGGATGGGGGGGCAAGGGGAGGTGTCCCGCCCCCACGATCACATGGCGACCCCGCGCAGCCAATGCGGGGGGCTCTAGGACCCCGGGGACCCGCTGCCCCCCCGCCCTATAAATGCCTCTCGAAAATGCAGCGGGGCTCCTTCCTCTCGTCCCGCCCGGCCGCGCTGCTCTGCGCCCCGCTGCCCGCGGGTCTCCGTGCCGGCTCCGcgccccgctcctttcccctcccctttttcctttttttttttttttttttttttaatcttatttttttgttaattttttgaCACCTCCCCTCCCGTTTTTCTCCTCGCCCCCTTCCCGCGGCCGGTTTGCATGCATTGTCTGTCTCCCAAGATGGTTTGTGAGACCAAGATTGTGGCGGAAGATCATGAATCAATCCCGGGATCCAAAAAAGACACGATCATTGTTTCCTCCTCCCAGATGTGGCCCTCTTTGGCGGGCTCACCTCCCTCACCCCCACCTCCCCTCACCCCACCAAAAGAAGACCCTAGGCGCGATAATGTCTATATCCGCGAATTCCACCCCTCTGAACAGGAGGTGGTGCGCCGCATCTTTTACGAAGGGATCATGGAGCGAATCCCCAACACGGCGTTCAGGGGGCTGAAGCAGCAGCCCCTCACTCAGCTGCTCTACGGGCTGCTGGCGGGTGAGTATCCGCTCCCTTTTGGGGAGGGGGGCGCCGGGTTTATTTGCCGCTGTGGGTCTTCACAAAATGGTCGGAGAGGCGGGAGGCGCCGGGGACCGCGGGCGCGGTGCGGCCGGGGGAGCGCCGCAGCATCGTGCGGAGCGGCCGCGGAGCCGCAGCGCTGCGGCGGGGGcagggggctgggagggggagcCTTGCGCCGCCGGGGATGCGCGACCCTGCGCGGGTGTTAAGGGCGGGGAGCCCTGAAAGGGAGGTCGTGGCGGGGGTGAGGGTAGATCAGTCATTCTGGTTATTGCAGGGCTCGGGGGTGCGCGGAGGGGAGCGGAGCGCCCCGCGCACCGGCCGCCCCCGCGCAGCCCGGCGAGGGGGGGTACGGCGTGCCGGCGTTGCCTGGAGACAGCCGGGCCCGCCAGTGAGCGGCCCCCGTTTCCCCCCCGCGTGGGGAGGGGGTACCCTCTGCAGCCGGACCGAGCCGCGGGGTCACCTCACCTCCCTAAGTTAAATGCCCAAAAATAGCGCTTGCGAGGTGTCCCCTCCCCGTGCCAATAATTGATAATGCGTGCCCCTCGCCCCGAGTGGGCTTTGGGGTGGTCTCCTGCCCCCGGTGGCTGCAGGCTGGTCGCACCCCATGTCCCAGACAGCGGGGAGGACGGCATCCCCCGCTggagggggacccccggcaggcgctggggagctggggggcCCAGCTGGTGGCTCTGGGCCGTGCCGGAGAGAGCCGCCGGCTCAGAGACACCCGCAGAAGCCCCCCGGGATGGGAACGGGCAGGGTGGCTGCCCTGGGAGTCGGTGCTGATGGAAATAGCGCTGCCGCAGTGGCGAACGCATGGCTGCGGAGCGGTGCCCGCAGCGCGGCTCCTCCACCCGGCCGCGTTCCGGCCTCACCGGGGACAGCGAAGGGGCCTGGGGGGTGCGGGGCTCTCGGGGTCCCCACGGCCCCGCTCTGCAGGGGCTCGGTGGGCCCTGGCGTGGCGTGGGGGCGTCCTCCCCACCGGATCCTTCAGGACCTCATAAACTTCTCCGCGTTATCTCGTCGCGATACGCCGTCCCCTTAACACGATAATCTCGAAAGCGTGAACTGCGTGTGTACTGCAAATGTATATTTTGACTGTGCTtgttttattgatttatttttataatgacTTTGTATTCCGAAATCAACACTAAATTCTCTTTTCTGACAGGTGTCgtttatttctcttccttatCTCCATAGTAATGTGCTTTGTTGTGACCAAGTCCTTCCTGCTGACCTGCTGTTTGCCCATCTTTCTGATGGGCATGAGGTACTACTTCAGTAGAAAAGTTATCCTGCACTATCTCGATTGTGCGCTGCACACGGACATGTCCGATATTGAGCAATATTACATGAAACCGCCAGGTGAGTACAAATTCCCTGAGGGAGCCTTCCTCCCCCCAGCCTGCTGGGGAAcatggctgctccctgctgctggcgccttttccttctgtcagcagcactgagcaAGCTCAAAAGTCACCAGAATGCAGCTCTTTAGCCACACCAGGCACAAAGCCATctctggttttggtttggtttgcgggtttttttgctgattttggtttgtttaatgttttttttttcattattcccCCTCCCCCAAGTGCCTAGTCATTCCAGGCAGCCTCTGTCCACCCTGGAGCGCAGCGCTGCTGGGTCCCACATCCACCCCGAGGGCTGGGGTGAGGGTGCCTGGGGACTCTGAGGCTGGAGGATGCGGGTTATTCCCTGCAGCCTGTGTCCACCCCAGCCCCTACACGTTGAGCTCGGTGTTTCTTTGCTCTGTGCATTTGGTATTAGCTCTGactgcaggaggagagggagatgGAAGGCCTTTTAGCCCAAATGCTCAGAGGAGCCCATTTTAGCTATTGAGCCCATCTTCCCATGTCATTCAAGATCATTCCTTAATGCAGGTGTTTTGGAAGAGGCATGGATCAGGTATGTAAAGGGCTGCTGCCACATAAGCTTGCCCTAATATGGGTTCATCCCTTTGTTCCATATATGCATATAATTAAAAAGACAACATCTAATGATAATATTGCCTTGTTAAGCTGTAAAAGATAACTtaggtaattaaaaaaaaatctctttagaACCTGTCAGGTGCTATTTCCCTTTTTGTAGGCATGCATCCATATTGAGAACAAGAGCAGGGGGATGCCTGGGCAGGTAGTTGGGGTTTGAGGTTTACTTTTGGTAGTCAGAGAGGGCTAGTGGTGAGCTGGAAAAGCAAGGATGGTCTCCCACCTGAGTTCCATCTTCTTAGGGTACCTGCTCTCTTCTTGGATACCTACTGTGTTGTTTTTCCACGTGACCATGTTTTTGCTGTATCATTCCTGTTCCCCAGGTGTGAAAAACCTCTCCCTGGGCATTTCTAGAGAACTGCTAGGAAGTGTAATAGCCACAATCCTTCCCTCACGTCTAATATGCAATGTTACATTTCTCTAAAATATTGCTTCTCTTACGACAATCATTAACTAGCTTAATTTAGCTTTCTCTTCCAATCATAGTGCATATCTTATACAGATCTTGTCCCATCTTACTCACAGAGTGTGTTTCATTTACAGGGCTTGTGTTTGTAAAAAATTAAGTGATGTGTGACTTGTATTTAAAAAGCTCAATCTTCATTAAAGGTGGTGTCAAATAAAAGGGTtcacagcaaaatatttctgcacCTCTGTAGTGAGGCCCAGCAAAGTCTTATGCTGGAGAAAACAGCAGAAGATTCCAGTAGAATAAGAACGTGTAATATGGAGTTAATAGGTGAGCTGCTTTGCTTGTTAATGCTCAGGACGTGCGTGGTCACAATTGAGAGGGATCACAGTGCCTGTATTTGTAACACTATcagacacagaaaataaaggaaagggaCTTCAATTTACTTAGGGTCAGTAATATAATTTGGTTCAGCTGTGTTGCCAACATGCCTTTGAAATGTTAGCATTGCTTTTATTTGGTACCTGAAAGAGCTCATGGCAATTTCAGAGCAAATGTGTGGGCTTTAATTTTTGACAGAATTTAATAATGTAATTAGGCTTCTGCCATGCCATAAAAAGCAGATTTATGGGATTGTTGGTGCTTGTTAAAGGTTCTTGATGATGGTGGTGCTGGATATAAAGGGACCAGGGAGGCTTTGGGGTCTGGAGAAAGGTGTCTGTGCATTGGAACCAGAACTGTCCATGTGCCATGAATCCATGTGGTGCTATTTTGTGTAGCTGGCCACAAGGCATGAATCCAGTGGTTTGCTCCTGTTTCCTCCAAAAATGCagttggtggattttttttccaataggACATCAGTATAAACACAGTCGTCCTAGAACATGCCAGAGTTTTGTGCACTTTGAAGGCTGGCTGGGTGAACATCCAGAGGAAGGCAGCAATGTGCCACTCAAAGGACAGAACAATAGCAATAAAACAAATTCAAGCCCCAAGTTTGTCTTTTATTTGCCTAGTTTACAAATTAACACCCAGGCAGAAATTATTGCAGTGGGAATGAGAAGGGCTTGTTGTATTGCTGCAGCTGAGATATTTGTGAGAGCTTTCTCAGTGAGTTATTAAGAGAAGAGTAATGGGGTGTGGGGACAGGGTCACAGGGAGGCTGGAGATGGCCAGAGCTTGACTAGATAAGTTGAACCCAACCTGATATAACTGCAGCTTGGCCTAGGAGTATGACCAGGCAACTTGCTGCTCCTTCTTTAGAGAATCCATGTTTCCTccttgaatatattttttttttatcagcatGGGATAAAGAGGAAGAGGGAGCATTTTTGTGGTGGGGTTATGAATTCCCATTTCTCAGGGTGATGAATGGAAAGGTAGAACTGGGACATGGTCTTAAGGTCTTGCTAAAGATGTTGGTTGTGGCTTTGCTGAGGTTTTTGCCCTTGGTATCCAAGATACCCAGGCATAAAAACCTGCTGTTGGCAGCCAGCTCTGGGtggtgccctgggctggggtaCTGTTGTAGAGAGTATCTACTGCAAATTGCTTCTGGTAAGGCAGGCATCTACCGTGAGGGGATATTTTTACTATTAGAGTGGATCATTCTTGGTGGTATTGTGAAAGCTTCCACAGAATGTGTGGGTCAGTTTTATAACCAAGCCAAAAGGACCCAGTTTGCAGTGGGATACCATAAGCACCCAGGTTAATGATTAATGTTGAACAATTCCATGAGTTGCACCGTATTAGGGTTTTGCTTCTGCAGTTTTTTGAACCTCTCGCCTCCAAGTTAGTTATTGTTTTGAATTTTCCTCTGCTGGGTTTTGTATGAACTGAAAAATATGTGCTGACAGTGATTTTGCAGAAGTACACTAGCCAAAACTCGAATCTTTGTTTTCTATTGCCCTCCTACACTTATGCCAAGGGTCTGGCAGAACATTTGGGCCAGTGCTTAACTTGGAGCTTGCACACAGCGGTGTGACGTGAAATTGCTGTCAACGTGAAAGGAATTGTTTGTGTTGTGCATGCTGGGGTCTTAAAACAGAAGGTTGAATGGTTCAAACACCTTCCTGAGCTCTTTGTAAActctcatttttcattttaaaatagcaCTTATTGGAatttacctttcttttttttttccttcgtCAAAGGTTGTGAAAAAAG from Anomalospiza imberbis isolate Cuckoo-Finch-1a 21T00152 chromosome 4, ASM3175350v1, whole genome shotgun sequence includes:
- the NAT8L gene encoding N-acetylaspartate synthetase, which gives rise to MHCLSPKMVCETKIVAEDHESIPGSKKDTIIVSSSQMWPSLAGSPPSPPPPLTPPKEDPRRDNVYIREFHPSEQEVVRRIFYEGIMERIPNTAFRGLKQQPLTQLLYGLLAVMCFVVTKSFLLTCCLPIFLMGMRYYFSRKVILHYLDCALHTDMSDIEQYYMKPPGSCFWVAVLDGNVVGIVAARGNEEDNTVELRRMSVDSNYRGKGIAKALGRKVLEFAMLNNYSSVVLGTTAVKMAAHKLYESLGFKHVGVVEHYALPGMTRSLLERMFFQVRYHRYRLQLREE